The following DNA comes from Fusobacterium russii ATCC 25533.
TTTGGTTTTAAACATATAGTTCCTACTCACCAAGGAAGAGGAGCAGAAAATATTTTATCTCAAATAGCTATAAAACCTGGACAATATGTTCCTGGAAATATGTATTTTACAACTACTAGATATCATCAAGAAAGAAATGGTGGAATCTTTAAGGATATAATTAGAGATGAAGCACATGATGCAACTCTTAATGTTCCTTTTAAAGGTGACATAGACTTAAAGAAATTACAAAAATTAATTGATGAAGTTGGAGCAGAAAATATTGCCTATGTTTGTCTAGCAGTAACAGTAAATCTTGCAGGTGGGCAACCGGTTTCAATGAAAAATATGAAAGAAGTTAGAGAATTAACTAAAAAACATGGAATAAAAGTTTTCTATGATGCAACTAGATGTGTTGAAAATGCTTACTTTATAAAAGAACAAGAAGAAGGATATCAAGATAAAACTATAAAAGAAATAGTACATGAAATGTTTAGTTATGCAGATGGATGTACTATGAGTGGAAAGAAAGACTGTCTTGTTAATATAGGTGGTTTTTTATGTATGAATGATGAAGATTTATTCTTGGCAGCAAAAGAACTGGTTGTTGTTTATGAAGGAATGCCTTCTTATGGTGGACTTGCCGGAAGAGATATGGAAGCTATGGCAATAGGATTAAAAGAATCTTTACAATATGAATATATAAGACATAGAGTATTACAAGTTAGATATCTAGGAGAAAAATTGAAAGCTGCCGGTGTTCCTATATTAGAACCAGTTGGAGGACATGCAGTGTTCTTAGACGCTAGAAGATTCTGTCCTCATATTCCACAAGAAGAATTTCCAGCTCAATCTCTTGCTGCGGCAATATATGTTGAATGTGGAGTAAGAACTATGGAAAGAGGAATAATATCTGCCGGAAGAGATGTTAAGACTGGAGAAAATCATAAACCTAAATTGGAAACTGTTAGAGTTACTATTCCAAGAAGAGTTTATACTTACAAACATATGGATGTAGTTGCAGAAGGTATAATAAAATTATTTAAACATAAAGAAGATATAAAACCGCTTGAATTTGTTTATGAACCTAAACAATTAAGATTCTTTACAGCAAGATTTGCGATAAAAAAATAAATTAATACTTCAGCATACC
Coding sequences within:
- a CDS encoding tyrosine phenol-lyase; its protein translation is MRFEDFPAEPFRIKSVETVKMISREEREEVIKKAGYNTFLIDSEDVYIDLLTDSGTNAMSDKQWGGLMQGDEAYAGSRNFYHLEETVKEIFGFKHIVPTHQGRGAENILSQIAIKPGQYVPGNMYFTTTRYHQERNGGIFKDIIRDEAHDATLNVPFKGDIDLKKLQKLIDEVGAENIAYVCLAVTVNLAGGQPVSMKNMKEVRELTKKHGIKVFYDATRCVENAYFIKEQEEGYQDKTIKEIVHEMFSYADGCTMSGKKDCLVNIGGFLCMNDEDLFLAAKELVVVYEGMPSYGGLAGRDMEAMAIGLKESLQYEYIRHRVLQVRYLGEKLKAAGVPILEPVGGHAVFLDARRFCPHIPQEEFPAQSLAAAIYVECGVRTMERGIISAGRDVKTGENHKPKLETVRVTIPRRVYTYKHMDVVAEGIIKLFKHKEDIKPLEFVYEPKQLRFFTARFAIKK